The window GCGTGCTTCGATGAGGGACCGCAACGCGGCCCGTCGGCGAGGAAAATCCGCGGCGCCACTCAAGGCGACTTTCCTAATCTCCGCCAGCGCCCGTCCGTCCCCAAAAAGCGCGTTGAGGTCCTTCACCCTTGTCCTGATCGCTTCGAGGGAATGATTTTCCCATGCTTGGGCCCAGCGATCCCAACCGCCGGGTTTGGGGATGCGATAGCGCCCGGCGAAACCATCGGCGATTCCACCCAAAATGGCATGCAAGGCTTCATCCGGAATTCCCTTCTGCGCACCGGCCAACAAGCGTTCCAACCCCTGCGGCGCCTGATCGATTTCCTCCGCCAAACGCCGCGCCGCCAGTTGTTGGACTTTCGGCAGGCGGGCTTCCAGGATCATCTCCACGAACGAAGGATCCGTGGCGGCACGCTCTTTGACCCCGTACCATAGCATCAGCGGCAGATTATGATCCTTCGCATCCTCGCCTCGTTTCAACAGGGCTCGAGCCAGCCCCGCGGCTGACTTCAAGGCCGGACGTTGCAGCAGGCTCGCCATCGCAAGCCTCACTCGCGCGGAGGATTCAGTCTCCGCCATCGAAATCAACTCGGAGGAAACGAATGGTCCAAAAGTTTCCGCAAAGCCGGGGTCCGTGCAGCTGCGATCCTCGCCCAGCATCAACGCCCAAACCCGCTCGTACTCGCCGCCCCGCAGCATGCGTTTCCATAACTCAGTATCGAGGGAACCCGTCCCGTGGAGCGTCCACGCGGCGCGCAGGCGGATGATTTCGTCGGTCGCGTTGAGCGCCAGGCTTTTCAAAGCGGTGCGGCTCGATTCCGGCGCGGCGCCGCGATGGGCGCGGTTGATCCACTCCCTCCGGGCCAAGCGAGCCAAGCCTTCGTTGGCACCCTGCAGCAGCCCGATCAAGGCGCGTTCATCGAGATCCCGGGGCGCAGGCACTCTGGCCGGCTGGCCGTAGGTTAACTTATAGATTCTTCCGCTGGTCCGGTGGATCCCGTCATGGTCGTGGCATTCGCCGGCGTCGCTCCAATCGCTGATGAACACGCTCCCGTCGGGCGCCGCGAGCAAATCGATGCCGCGAAACCAAGGATCGGCAAAGGAAACCGGGTCGGGCTCGTGCCGTCCCGTGAAACCACTGCCCGTTCTCTCCAACCGGTCCCGGTTGATCTTGCGACCGTGGAAATTCAGCGTGAGGACTTTGCCGTTCCATTCCGACGGCCACTGGCCGCCCTGATAAATCAAGAGTCCGCTATGGGCGTGTCCACCCCCGGCGGCCATGGTGGCGTCGCTGAGTTGTTTGCGGACGTCGGTCCAGTTTTCTCCCTGGGCCCAATGCACGTGGTCGGCGTGCTGGTCGATCAGCTCATAAACGTGGGGATCCGAGTCATCTCCAAACATGCGCCGGTAGTGCGCTCCGGGAATCGCGTGCCACAGGTGCCCTATCACGGTGTTGATGAAGAACAGTTCGCCCCGGGCGTCCCAGTCCATGCCCCAGGGATTGGTGGTTCCGACGGCCACGCGCTCAAAAACGCGCCGGATGGGATGAAATCTCCAAATACCGGTATTGACCGACACACGGCTGGCCTCCGGCGCCCCAGGGGCGCCAACCATGGATTTTCCAAGAATGCCGTGCCGACCGTAGA is drawn from Verrucomicrobiota bacterium and contains these coding sequences:
- a CDS encoding dehydrogenase; amino-acid sequence: MMGSMFLAPESQHAFREDCHRLRWILLSLAMACLEIKAADPASIRSLNTERAAPGPMPALENAARSSLPPGFRLQVFAAEPDVHQPIAMALDTRGRLWVAENYSYSEQQVGFHPDARDRIVIFEDADQDGRFDRRTLFWDGAERLTSIEIGLGGVWAICAPQLVFIPDRNQDDVPDGAPEIMLDGFDTQSVRHNVANGLRWGPDGWLYGRHGILGKSMVGAPGAPEASRVSVNTGIWRFHPIRRVFERVAVGTTNPWGMDWDARGELFFINTVIGHLWHAIPGAHYRRMFGDDSDPHVYELIDQHADHVHWAQGENWTDVRKQLSDATMAAGGGHAHSGLLIYQGGQWPSEWNGKVLTLNFHGRKINRDRLERTGSGFTGRHEPDPVSFADPWFRGIDLLAAPDGSVFISDWSDAGECHDHDGIHRTSGRIYKLTYGQPARVPAPRDLDERALIGLLQGANEGLARLARREWINRAHRGAAPESSRTALKSLALNATDEIIRLRAAWTLHGTGSLDTELWKRMLRGGEYERVWALMLGEDRSCTDPGFAETFGPFVSSELISMAETESSARVRLAMASLLQRPALKSAAGLARALLKRGEDAKDHNLPLMLWYGVKERAATDPSFVEMILEARLPKVQQLAARRLAEEIDQAPQGLERLLAGAQKGIPDEALHAILGGIADGFAGRYRIPKPGGWDRWAQAWENHSLEAIRTRVKDLNALFGDGRALAEIRKVALSGAADFPRRRAALRSLIEAR